Proteins from a single region of Trichoplusia ni isolate ovarian cell line Hi5 chromosome 3, tn1, whole genome shotgun sequence:
- the LOC113492128 gene encoding cytokine receptor, giving the protein MENTRRSKCKGFRRGPEFGLWMWCIVIKCLISLPCIFSRCQGVDISVAVYPEGMIKLLYGQPLEIFCVAEKDTADNLEFVLGGNHIDSEVVNRTTRRLYIEHLEKEVYTYYCRNNVTNKQCTSRVLVDLPPSDVTDFGCISKNLDELNCTWTSPDSFSITNYTLTYIINGNAVDPCVARRNHKSRSCSWNAVSQPRYKQMEDRFYFHLRSCNYFGCNNQSFIIDHFSIVKPDPPEQIKVQHVDPHSVLLQWKTPNNMFDFLPKTVGIVHRIEYQIAKIDNMSYFRSVNVTNLPAKAKTYTYLLSNLPYAHMSYEVRIYIKSQLATEDKFWSDFNFVLFTTVSERPQRPPDTIAGAFNQALYENKRLIYVYWKQLEEYEEAGANFTYKVIVALPGTKNPRILFPDKNKSLSYVTLTDDTFEAIDVSIFSFNAMGSSVNSSHLYIPSKLDTEALNVPSFTKLAYENGTYKLSWVGIKKIDNYTLFWCQHNSTQICAGRMNFTVLDPNKNTHVIDLPRDSRYQFAISANNGTKTSGMTWASCDISKDGIPMYGFPVKVNHDVPGKSFVKITWTMSCTLQEGIITGYLITYCPVINTSNVCDTTFENKSTYYVSNPKQMEVNITDLKPYTTYQFTLALNTTYGLKTIENASTGVTTIEDTPTSPRNVVISEVQNDSLVISWDPPIHKNGIIGKYVINNYGAEWKVEKVADKDKNITRRHVKLTGLQGFTNYSFSVQACNSAIRSCSKPSPHDGIFVRTRIGPPSKLKAPSLKNNPDIIKWEPPEKPGGTVDLYEIKRVKDDNVEVEILNTTNLQYSLVHCEGVDVGETYQVRAVNFDEDPYYGVLADKMEVVLPKKHSGLLKYPGEWSDPSTMACGSRESLAMTLIFSGVMALIGIVYGSIRLLKWYRNRLNIKPVLPVGLGIPEKDISKYAFGGWNPNNKDDKPSSDEMLLLPNSRTTLSTPETKQNTENNCGSSDHTDSTALSDTSRGPVERQASTSDDGSASSLHLEVEAERPDENNATNDEDSSNSETENSKENSPYFSDQAFKKNPSGYVHPVVNTISGYVQSAPAPQKSPAKPAAQPASSSYVMASLTPPIFTTGVVQPSIPSQPPASSAYVRPEDAQAKSIMNLPKLGPSPTKVFGSESLPTMPTLPQPVKHNADSSYIQLQSLDALPSHKQPVRNNLPLKPPASSGYVSPGDAVINKHLNNMLSGGQLEESAILDPTMSPDAYCRFSWSTDPANDNLHSLLADSHTLNSSKN; this is encoded by the coding sequence ATGGAAAATACGCGAAGAAGCAAGTGCAAAGGGTTCCGAAGGGGACCCGAGTTCGGACTATGGATGTGGTGTATCGTAATCAAGTGCTTGATTAGTTTACCGTGCATATTCTCAAGATGTCAAGGAgtggacatctcagtcgccgtgTACCCCGAGGGTATGATCAAACTTCTGTATGGTCAGCCACTGGAGATTTTCTGTGTAGCCGAAAAAGATACTGCTGATAACTTGGAGTTTGTTCTCGGAGGAAACCATATAGACTCTGAAGTAGTGAACCGTACCACTAGAAGGCTCTACATAGAACATTTGGAGAAAGAAGTTTACACATATTATTGCAGGAACAATGTGACAAACAAACAGTGTACCAGCAGGGTCCTAGTAGACCTGCCACCCTCCGATGTCACTGACTTCGGTTGCATCTCAAAGAACCTTGATGAGTTGAACTGTACATGGACCTCACCTGACAGCTTCAGTATAACAAACTATACACTAACATACATAATCAATGGGAATGCTGTTGATCCCTGTGTGGCTAGGAGAAACCATAAATCAAGGTCCTGCTCATGGAATGCTGTCAGTCAGCCTAGGTACAAGCAAATGGAGGATCgattttatttccatttgaGATCATGTAATTATTTTGGGTGCAATAACCAAAGCTTTATTATTGACCACTTTTCAATTGTGAAGCCGGACCCGCCAGAGCAAATTAAAGTACAACATGTTGACCCCCATAGTGTGCTACTCCAATGGAAGACCCCAAACAATATGTTTGACTTTCTCCCTAAAACAGTGGGGATAGTGCATAGAATAGAATACCAGATTGCTAAGATTGATAATATGTCATACTTTCGCAGTGTCAATGTGACAAATCTACCTGCAAAGGCCAAAACATACACATATTTGCTGTCTAATCTCCCGTATGCTCATATGTCCTATGAGGTCAGAATATACATTAAATCTCAATTAGCCACAGAAGACAAGTTTTGGTCTGACTTTAATTTTGTACTATTCACAACTGTTAGTGAAAGACCACAGCGACCGCCAGACACAATTGCAGGAGCATTCAACCAAGCCTTGTATGAAAACAAGAGACTGATATATGTGTACTGGAAGCAGCTTGAAGAATATGAAGAGGCAGGTGCAAACTTTACTTATAAAGTTATAGTGGCACTACCAGGTACTAAAAATCCTCGAATTTTATTCCctgacaaaaacaaaagcctGAGTTATGTGACACTGACTGATGATACATTTGAGGCCATTGATGTTTCCATCTTTTCATTCAATGCAATGGGATCATCTGTGAACAGCAGCCATCTTTACATTCCATCCAAGTTAGATACAGAAGCATTGAATGTACCGTCCTTTACTAAACTTGCATATGAAAATGGCACCTATAAATTGTCATGGGTaggcattaaaaaaattgataattacaCTCTGTTTTGGTGTCAGCATAACTCCACACAGATTTGTGCAGGACGCATGAATTTCACTGTGTTAGATCCAAACAAGAACACCCATGTAATTGATTTACCTAGAGACAGCAGATATCAGTTTGCTATATCAGCTAATAATGGAACTAAAACAAGTGGAATGACTTGGGCTTCTTGTGACATATCCAAAGATGGCATACCAATGTATGGGTTTCCTGTAAAAGTAAATCATGATGTTCCAGGAAAgtcatttgtaaaaataacttgGACTATGTCCTGTACTCTGCAGGAAGGTATCATTACAGGATATCTTATAACCTACTGTCCTGTTATAAATACCAGCAATGTTTGTGATACGACTTTTGAGAACAAGTCTACTTATTATGTTTCCAACCCCAAACAGATGGAAGTAAACATAACTGATCTAAAACCATATACAACATATCAGTTTACATTGGCTCTAAACACAACCTATggattaaaaacaatagaaaatgcATCTACTGGAGTGACTACCATTGAAGACACACCAACAAGTCCTAGAAATGTGGTTATTTCTGAAGTTCAAAATGATTCATTAGTAATTTCATGGGATCCTCCAAttcataaaaatggaattataggaaaatatgtaattaataattatgggGCAGAATGGAAAGTTGAGAAAGTGGCTGATaaggataaaaatattacaaggaGACATGTTAAGCTAACTGGTCTTCAGGGATTTACTAATTATTCATTTAGTGTTCAGGCTTGTAATTCAGCTATAAGAAGTTGTTCCAAACCTAGTCCTCATGATGGTATCTTTGTAAGAACAAGAATTGGCCCTCCAAGCAAATTGAAAGCtccttctttaaaaaacaatccAGATATCATAAAATGGGAACCGCCGGAGAAGCCAGGAGGCACTGTTGATCTTTACGAAATAAAGAGAGTTAAAGATGATAATGTTGAGGTGGAAATTCTTAATACTACTAACCTACAATACTCTTTAGTTCACTGTGAAGGAGTTGATGTTGGAGAAACTTATCAGGTCAGAGCTGTTAACTTTGATGAAGACCCTTATTACGGCGTACTAGCAGACAAAATGGAAGTAGTTTTGCCGAAAAAACATAGCGGCCTTTTAAAATACCCAGGCGAATGGAGCGATCCGAGCACCATGGCTTGCGGGAGCAGAGAAAGCCTCGCAATGACTCTCATATTCTCGGGAGTAATGGCATTAATAGGTATTGTTTATGGCTCTATAAGACTGCTGAAATGGTACAGAAACCGTTTAAACATAAAACCTGTCCTACCAGTTGGCTTAGGAATTCCAGAAAAAGATATTTCAAAGTACGCCTTTGGCGGGTGGAATCCTAATAACAAAGATGACAAACCGTCGTCTGACGAAATGTTACTGCTTCCTAACAGTAGAACGACTTTGTCGACTCCGGAGACCAAACAGAACACTGAAAACAACTGTGGATCCAGTGACCACACGGACAGCACTGCCCTGTCAGACACCTCACGGGGTCCTGTCGAGAGGCAAGCCTCTACGTCAGATGACGGCTCTGCCTCATCATTACATTTAGAAGTCGAGGCTGAAAGGCCTGACGAAAACAATGCCACTAATGATGAAGATTCCTCTAACTCAGAAACTGAGAACTCTAAAGAGAATTCGCCATACTTTAGTGATCAAGCTTTTAAGAAGAATCCGAGTGGCTATGTGCATCCTGTTGTGAACACGATCAGCGGTTATGTACAGTCGGCACCCGCGCCGCAAAAAAGTCCTGCGAAACCGGCGGCGCAGCCTGCTAGCTCTAGTTACGTCATGGCTTCTTTAACACCGCCGATATTCACAACAGGTGTTGTACAGCCCAGCATACCCAGTCAGCCGCCAGCTTCTTCAGCTTACGTGCGTCCTGAAGACGCGCAAGCCAAGTCTATCATGAACCTCCCTAAGTTAGGACCGTCGCCCACCAAAGTATTCGGGTCGGAAAGCTTGCCGACGATGCCTACCTTGCCACAGCCTGTAAAGCACAACGCCGACAGCAGCTATATTCAGCTGCAGTCATTAGACGCCTTGCCTAGTCATAAGCAACCTGTGCGAAACAATTTGCCATTAAAGCCACCAGCGTCGAGTGGCTACGTGAGTCCTGGAGACGCGGTCATCAACAAACACCTGAACAACATGTTGTCGGGTGGCCAGCTCGAGGAGTCGGCTATCTTAGACCCGACTATGTCGCCAGACGCGTACTGCCGATTCTCTTGGAGCACCGATCCCGCTAACGATAACCTACATTCGTTGCTTGCCGACTCTCATACGttaaattcatctaaaaactaA